In Bremerella cremea, a genomic segment contains:
- a CDS encoding polymorphic toxin-type HINT domain-containing protein codes for MTKYQLCFVAGTKVHAADGLKSIDDIRVGDVVVSRSEHDPTCDNSLRRVTELFVTHPQHLLTDRYRIGDTVEELTGTATHPSFVREQAGFVPAEELKVG; via the coding sequence ATGACCAAGTACCAATTGTGCTTCGTCGCCGGCACGAAGGTACACGCGGCCGACGGCTTGAAGAGTATCGATGACATCCGCGTCGGCGACGTGGTTGTCTCCCGCTCGGAACATGACCCCACCTGTGACAACTCTCTCAGACGCGTCACCGAGCTCTTCGTCACCCATCCCCAGCATTTGCTAACGGACCGTTACCGCATCGGGGACACGGTCGAAGAACTGACCGGCACCGCCACGCATCCCTCCTTCGTCCGCGAACAAGCTGGCTTTGTCCCCGCCGAAGAATTGAAGGTTGGCTAG